The Leptolyngbyaceae cyanobacterium region TTGCGAAACCTCTCGGTGCGAAAATAACTGCTATTGTCAATACAATAGTTGCTTCTTCTGCTGAGATTGCAGCTACTGTAGAGCAGCAAGAACGCACGGTTAGACAGCAGGCTGTTTCCGTCAACCAAACTACTACATCAATGGGTGAATTAGGTGCATCTTCTCAACAATCAGCCGAGCAAGCTAGTGCTGCCACCACAGGCGCTCGTCAAGCATTAAATCGTGTAGAACAAGGGACCCAAGCGGTAGAACAAACTCTGGAAAAAATGGCTAAATTGAAAGAAAAAGTGGAGGGTATTGCCGAACAAATCAGTAGATTGAGCCAACAAACCAATCAAATTGGTAATATTTCTGGTTTGGTAAGTGAATTAGCAAATCAGACTAATATGTTAGCGCTGAATGCCGCAGTAGAAGCAGTGCGTGCGGGAGAACACGGCAAAGGCTTTGGTGTCGTGGCATCAGAAATTCGCAAATTAGCAGATCGAAGTAAAAAATCTGCTGACAAAATCAATATTTTAGTAGGCGATATTCAAAATGCCATCAGTTCGACAGTAATGGTTACCGATGAAGGTTCCAAAACTGTGGAAATAGGAGTAAAGATTGCCGAACAAACATCTGCGGCCTTTTCTGGAATAGCTAGTTCTATCAACGAAGTTTTTTTGAACAGTCAAGAAATTTCGCTAAATATTAAGGAACAAGCCGTGGCTATTCAGCAAGTTTTTGAAGCGATGAACATCCTTAACTTAGCGGCTAAAGAAACTGCGATCGGCATCGCTCAAGTTAAGGATAGCACCCAAAAATTCAATGAAATTGCCTTAATTTTGAAGACAGTAGTATAAGACATATTACCACAGTTCCAGGGTACTTATAATGCTAGATCAAATCAATATTACTAATTTTATTGAATGTTATTTCTGATTGAGTTAGTCGATCGCTAAGGACAATCGCAAAATTTTTCTGAAAAAATTTATTTTTTACTATTTTGTTTAATTTAAGGAGTAAAACAAGTGTTAAAAAAATGGAAATTAGGGAAGCAACTATTTTTAGGCTATTCAGTACCGATTTTTCTATTTGTTAGTTTGGCTTGGATAGTTTACGGAAGTGCTAATCAGCTATCTGGAGTATTTCGGCAAGTAGCGCTAAGCCAAAAAATAGTTGAATCGGCTAATAATATGTCTTTGAGTTCCAGTAGATTGGTAGTAGCTGCCAGAGGATATCTTTTATCAAAGAATCCGCTTTATTTAAACCAGTATCAAAATGAATTAATTATGTTCGAGCAAGCTGCTAAAAATGCTGGGGAATTGGTTGATAATCCCAATCAAAGACAGCGCCTTGCAGAAATGGTTAGTTTTCAACGCTCGTATCAGCAATATACCGATAAATTAATCGGTTTATTGCGATCGGGTAAAACAGACCAAGCACTAGCTAATTTTCGCTCTGGACAAGGCCAAGCTTTTGTCGAAAATTTCAAACAAAAAAGTATTGAATTTAATACGAATGAAAAAGAAATTCTTAACAAAGCTACCGACGAAGCTAAAAACTTACTCAGTTATTTAATTGCTGCCGTTGCGATCGGTGCGTTCTTATGTTTGGGGTTTTCTCTCCTAGCGGCTTATTGGATTTCTTCAGGGATTACAAAGACAATAAATCAGGCAACTAGCGCGATCGCAACTTCTTCTACCGAAATAGCTACCACCGTCGAGGAACAAGAGCGCACGGCTTCTCAGCAAGCTGCCTCTGTCAATCAAACCACTACCACGATGGATGAGTTAGGAGCATCTTCCCAACAAGCAGCTTCTCAAGCGGAGGCTGCTTTATCTGCTGCTCAACAAGCATTAGCCTTAGCTGCTTCCGGTACCGAAGCAGTGCAAGAAAACTTGGCAGGAATGTCAGGGCTCAAAGAAAGAGTTGGTGCGATCGCTTTAGAAATTTCTCATTTGAGCGAACAAACCAACCAAATTGCCAACATTTCCAGCTTAGTCAGCGATTTAGCCAACCAAACCAATATGTTAGCCCTTAACGCCGCCGTAGAAGCAGTGAGGGCGGGAGAAGATGGTAAAGGTTTTGGCGTGGTAGCCGCAGAGATTCGCAAACTTGCCGATCGCAGCAAGCGATCGGCAGAAAAAATTAGCTTTCTAGTCGCCGATATTCAAACCGCGATCGATTCTACCGTCACCGTCACGGAGCGAGGTACTAAAACCGTAGAATTAAACGTCAAAATAGCCGGAAAAACCGCCGAAGCATTTTCAGGAGTCACGGAAGCAATTAACAAAGTTTTATTAAATAACCAACAAATTTCTCTGAGTGCCAAACAGCAAGCAATTGCCATTCAGCAAGTAGTTGATGCCATGAATTCCCTCAATCACGCAGCAGCCCAAACAGCTAGCGGAATCGGTCAAACTCGGATCGGTACGCAAAAACTTAACGATGCAGCCCAAAGCCTAAAACAAGTTATTTAGCAATTGTTAAAAAAGCCGATCTCAAAGCTCGACCAATAATAACTATTAATAAATCAACAGGAGACATAAAAAATCATGCTGGAAGATCAAGAACTTAGAGATATTTTCAAGATAGCAAGTGAAGACCATTTACAGAAACTTGAAGAAGGTTTGCTGTATTTAGAAAAAACCCCGGATGACCAAGCAAAATTAGAAGAATTATTACGAGAAGCCCACAGCCTGAAAGGGGATGCAGGGATGTTAGGCATTAAAGATATCGCCACCCTAGCCCATCAAATGGAGCATATTTTAGGGGCGATCAAACGGGGAGAAACTCAATTTACCTCAGTCGTTAGCGATCGCCTATATCAAGGATTAGACGCCATCCGCCAGCTAGTCAAAGAAGCAGTCACCGGTGAAACCCCAGCCGTTAACGCTTTTTACGTATTGGCGTACATGATGGGAGCAGAAAACACCGCATCCCAAACCGCTCCAGAAAACCAACCTCAGGAAAGCAAAGAAACCGTCAACGAGGAGAACATTCAACCAGAAGAAAAATTTCACACCACCGAATCACCCCGTTCGATCGACATCGTACCCTTAGAAATCCAACCATTGTCCCCATCCAAGGACACAACAGACGTACCAGTACTCGAAGCCGTCACCACTCAAGTAGAGGAACCGCAAAACATTGCGTCACCCCTTGAGCCCCTCAACCCCTCAACCCCTCAATTCCTCACCTCCTCACCCGCGCAGCCACTCGCCCCCGCATCTTCCCGTTTCGCCATTGAAAGCGTGCGCGTAGAAACCCGTCATTTAGATTCCTTAATGACTCAAGCTGGCGAACTAACCGTCACCAAAACCCGCATCGCTCACCGACTGATCCAAATTGAAGAAATAGTTAACTTGTGCGAAGAATGGAGTCGAGAAAACAGCATCAATCGCTTTCTTTCAGAAGAAATGATGCCAAGAGTAGGTGCTTTTAAAAGTTCCGATAAAAATCATGATTTATCTTTACAAATATCAGAACAAAATCACGGCAACGGCTTCCATCAATGGCAAATTATCCAAAGTCGAATTCAAGAACGTTTAGAACTAGTAAATTCACTGGTAAATCGCTTGAGAAACGCCATTTACGAAGACAACGCCAGACTGGAAATAGTTGCTGATGAATTATCAGATGGCATTCGGACTCTGCGCCTGCTTCCACTTTCTACTATTTTTAATTTGTTTCCCCGCATGGTAAGAGACCTTAGCAAACAAGAAAACAAACAAGTCAATTTAATAATTGAAGGAGGAGAAACCAAAGCAGACAAACGTATTATCGAAGAAATGAAAGACCCCCTGATGCACATGATTCGTAATTGCGTAGATCATGGCATCGAAACACCTGAGGAACGGCAAAAAATTGGTAAATATCCCCAAGCAAAAATTGAAATAAAAGCCAAACAAACCGCTACCAACGTAATTATAGAAGTCAGGGATGACGGGCGGGGATTAGATATTCAACGCATCAAACAAACAGCGCTCAAACGGGGTATTTGCCGAGAAGAAGAATTAGCCAACATGACCCCAAATCAAATTCAGTATCTCATCTTTGAGCCGGGATTTTCTACTCGTACATTTGTGACCGAAGTATCTGGTAGAGGCGTTGGGTTGGACGTAGTACGCACTAACGTCGAACTACTCAAAGGCACTGTTCAAGTAGACTCCGAACCGGGAAAAGGATGCACCATTCGGCTGCAATTACCCACAACTTTAGCTACTGCCCACGTCTTAATCGTCGCAGTGATGGAAATGAACTATGCCATTCCGGTAGAATTCGTGCAAATGGCTCGTTTTGTTTCGCCAGATGAAATTTTTACGATCGAAGGTAGAGATACGATCGTTTTAGATAATCAGCCAATTTCCGTTACCCAATTAGCTGATTTGTTGGAATTATCACCAGCCAACACTTATTCATCATTAATTAATAGCAATTCAAATGACCGAGGAATTTCGACAACTAAGCATATACCCTGCATTATTTTAAAAGTAGGAGACGAACGTCTTGGTCTACTCGTTGATGACTTAGTAGACGAACAGGATGTCATGCTCAAACCCCAAAGTCAGTTGCTTAAACGGATACGTAATGTGGCGGGTGCAACCATCCTTGGTAATGGAGAAGTGTGCATGGTTTTAAATCCCCAAGATTTGATCAAATCAGTGCGGAAGCGCAACGTATCCATCATACCTAAATCAATACCCCAAGCAGCCAATCACAAACAAGTAATTTTGTTAGTAGAAGATTCTATTTCTACTCGGACTCAAGAAAAGCGCATTTTGGAAAGTGCTGGTTATGAAGTCGTGACCGCAGTAGACGGTGTAGATGGCTTTAATAAATTGAAATCTCGCTCTTTTGATGCAGTAGTTTCTGATGTTCAAATGCCTAATATGGATGGATTATCACTGACTAGCAAAATTCGCCAACATAAAGAATATAGCGAGATACCAATTATTTTAGTTACGTCTTTAGCTAGCGAAGAAGATAAGAAAAGAGGTGCAGAAGCGGGTGCAAATGCTTACATTACTAAAGGTAACTTTAATCAAGAAGTTTTGCTCGATACTTTGAGGAGACTTGTTTAATTGTTAGAAGTCGGGAGGCAGAATTCAGAATTAAAAAATATGCTAAATTCTGACTCCTAAAAAAAGCTTTTTCAACTTAACTAGTGGTTAGGTATAAATAGATCTTTAATTTTTGTTAAAATTTTTGATTGGCTTTACTCTACCATAGTTTTTTTTGTTAGACTATAAAGCCTGTTTAAAAATGAAAAACATATTCAAGCCAATACTGCTCGGTTAAGAAATTGTAGGTTGGGTTTCCTGGCGTCAAACCAAACCTACGAAAACACATATTTTATGCAAAAATCGAGCAGTATTAATATTCAAGCTTAAATATCAAATTAAGGAATAGAATTGAATTGAGTATTAAAAATTTATTTATATGTAGGTGGAAGCCGACTAAACGGTAAAATAGCCATGAGCAATGAGCAATGGAAAATGCCCAACAAAATTATCAAAGTTTTAATTGTTGAAGATTCACCAGTAGTAACGCTCATTCTGAAAAGAATTTTTGCTTCATCGCCAGAAATTGAAGTAGTGGGAACTGCTCAAAACGGTTTAGAAGCACTAGAAATAATTCCCAATCTTAAGCCAGATGTAATTTGCACCGACTTGCATATGGCGAAGATGAATGGTTTAGAGTTTACCAGGGAAGTAATGAGCAAATATCCCCGCCCCATTTTGGTAATCAGTGC contains the following coding sequences:
- a CDS encoding methyl-accepting chemotaxis protein, whose protein sequence is MFKNLSLQSRMIAAFLFMGLIVLIVALVGYSGNSRLSQHIDILSNNSLPSISGLWKVNEGQTQVQSSERALLNPLLSKQNRQIELNRIQKAWQQINNGFEEYESTPKSENEEQLYKPFFLNWQRWEQDHQKFMRIYQQFHNIGIYDPITVQVKLLNEGKKDSLQMANIKTAITLLQQLNILAANEESISFYEVEESVLDVVKLNYDFATKTRQSAANDVNRTTFWVIVGMAIGPITAVIFGIYFSITIAKPLGAKITAIVNTIVASSAEIAATVEQQERTVRQQAVSVNQTTTSMGELGASSQQSAEQASAATTGARQALNRVEQGTQAVEQTLEKMAKLKEKVEGIAEQISRLSQQTNQIGNISGLVSELANQTNMLALNAAVEAVRAGEHGKGFGVVASEIRKLADRSKKSADKINILVGDIQNAISSTVMVTDEGSKTVEIGVKIAEQTSAAFSGIASSINEVFLNSQEISLNIKEQAVAIQQVFEAMNILNLAAKETAIGIAQVKDSTQKFNEIALILKTVV
- a CDS encoding methyl-accepting chemotaxis protein, giving the protein MLKKWKLGKQLFLGYSVPIFLFVSLAWIVYGSANQLSGVFRQVALSQKIVESANNMSLSSSRLVVAARGYLLSKNPLYLNQYQNELIMFEQAAKNAGELVDNPNQRQRLAEMVSFQRSYQQYTDKLIGLLRSGKTDQALANFRSGQGQAFVENFKQKSIEFNTNEKEILNKATDEAKNLLSYLIAAVAIGAFLCLGFSLLAAYWISSGITKTINQATSAIATSSTEIATTVEEQERTASQQAASVNQTTTTMDELGASSQQAASQAEAALSAAQQALALAASGTEAVQENLAGMSGLKERVGAIALEISHLSEQTNQIANISSLVSDLANQTNMLALNAAVEAVRAGEDGKGFGVVAAEIRKLADRSKRSAEKISFLVADIQTAIDSTVTVTERGTKTVELNVKIAGKTAEAFSGVTEAINKVLLNNQQISLSAKQQAIAIQQVVDAMNSLNHAAAQTASGIGQTRIGTQKLNDAAQSLKQVI
- a CDS encoding hybrid sensor histidine kinase/response regulator, with protein sequence MLEDQELRDIFKIASEDHLQKLEEGLLYLEKTPDDQAKLEELLREAHSLKGDAGMLGIKDIATLAHQMEHILGAIKRGETQFTSVVSDRLYQGLDAIRQLVKEAVTGETPAVNAFYVLAYMMGAENTASQTAPENQPQESKETVNEENIQPEEKFHTTESPRSIDIVPLEIQPLSPSKDTTDVPVLEAVTTQVEEPQNIASPLEPLNPSTPQFLTSSPAQPLAPASSRFAIESVRVETRHLDSLMTQAGELTVTKTRIAHRLIQIEEIVNLCEEWSRENSINRFLSEEMMPRVGAFKSSDKNHDLSLQISEQNHGNGFHQWQIIQSRIQERLELVNSLVNRLRNAIYEDNARLEIVADELSDGIRTLRLLPLSTIFNLFPRMVRDLSKQENKQVNLIIEGGETKADKRIIEEMKDPLMHMIRNCVDHGIETPEERQKIGKYPQAKIEIKAKQTATNVIIEVRDDGRGLDIQRIKQTALKRGICREEELANMTPNQIQYLIFEPGFSTRTFVTEVSGRGVGLDVVRTNVELLKGTVQVDSEPGKGCTIRLQLPTTLATAHVLIVAVMEMNYAIPVEFVQMARFVSPDEIFTIEGRDTIVLDNQPISVTQLADLLELSPANTYSSLINSNSNDRGISTTKHIPCIILKVGDERLGLLVDDLVDEQDVMLKPQSQLLKRIRNVAGATILGNGEVCMVLNPQDLIKSVRKRNVSIIPKSIPQAANHKQVILLVEDSISTRTQEKRILESAGYEVVTAVDGVDGFNKLKSRSFDAVVSDVQMPNMDGLSLTSKIRQHKEYSEIPIILVTSLASEEDKKRGAEAGANAYITKGNFNQEVLLDTLRRLV